ATTTATCCACCATTTTGTTTTCTGTCTCAGGTGGGTTGGAAGTTCTGGATGCACCAGAACCTGAGAACATTTTGGTTAGCCCCGTGTCAGAATCGAGTATGCATCGCCGAGCATGTCATGGCGCCATGGAGGTTCGCGGTTGCGGGCACCCCATGGATCAGTGCCCCGAAGAACACTCTCAGACCACGGTGAAGACCCGGATATGGTGGAAAAGAGTGACTCAGCCTTAACAACTCACCCAATCTGATGGCGGCACTTTTGCGTTGCCAAATGCACTGTGTTTATTGCCCACTGAAAAACATGCCATGTATTCTATGATCTGGTCCATCTAGACCAGCTGAAATGAACAATTTGTACATACGTAAGAAGCTTTTGAACACACCAGAGAGGTAGAGCAATGTCTCTTGATCATGTTTCATACATTATATGATGAGCCAGGAGTTGTACTGATTATTCGTCGCCTACCCAGCTTGTTTCCAAATCCAAGGCTGAACCATCTCCGAGTCACATTGCGGAGCAGAGTGTCATTCACCTCGCAGAACCTGTGCGGCCAACCAGCCGGCTCGACCGCCTCAAACCCTAAACCCGGGGTCCGGTCATTGGAACGGAGGTTCTTCTTTTCTGTCCAATTGACGGTGTATGTCGAAGCCCGGCGGCGGAATTTCACCTTGAACTCGTCCCAAGCTTGGTACTTGTAGTGGTTCACGTGAACTCGCGTGTTCCATTTGCTTTGAAACCCTGGTTGAAGCATGAAGTAGTGGACCGAGTTACTCAGCGACCGGTCCATCGCGTCGAGCCGGACCAATGACTTGCGTCGCTCCATGATCTGCCTTCGGCATGTGTAGCCTTGGGTGACCCCCTCCTTTGGGTGCGCGTTCTGGCCTGAGGGGCCGAAATCCGCGCACCACATGGACACCTGTCCAATGTCTTTTTCGACGGTTGTGATCGAATGGAGCATAGATTTTGTCGGGTTCTCCGAATGGACCCAGTGCGGGGAGAAGATGAACTCGTCAACGTCGATGAAGACCATCCACTCGCACGAATCTCGATGCACCGCGGCGCCGTGGGATAGCGCGGCCTCTAGAGTTTTGGGCCAGGGCCAGGTCATGGTGAAGATTTCGAATCCGTCCGAGGTGAGATGGCGCACCTGGTCCACCAGGTCATCCTCGCTCCCGTTGTCGTAGACGTAGAACCGGTCCACGCCCACGGCCGCGTGGTAGACGACCCACTCCCGCAGGAACTTGGCCACGTCGCGGACCATGGTGCAGGCGCAAATCAGCCTCTTCCCTGACGTCGTTGATCCAGTAGTCCGCGAGTCGCGACGACGTGGAGGATCGTAGGTGGCCAGTGAGGGGATGGGCTCCTCGCCGACCACGGCAAGCGTG
Above is a window of Triticum aestivum cultivar Chinese Spring chromosome 6B, IWGSC CS RefSeq v2.1, whole genome shotgun sequence DNA encoding:
- the LOC123138375 gene encoding glycosyltransferase family 92 protein RCOM_0530710-like translates to MQSRRRHAAAAALSVTALLLFICVQAGLVAFPLRDTRSRALLVPPRWLPLGLRAVRAGTATPAGAGTEAVLLPGWEVIVLVRRPDAASAPVQNATCMFRGGASSPARALGPLPASGRHAYTCIMPEPARTQRHDAPLVLFPVSTVINADDGATGRSPEMLKWSNRIVYESVVVDGGDVLVFAKGVNRRKKVNRAAADIRCLYYRGDAGNAVASLPATTSAQQVFRCPPPPATAPVYRELRVTLAVVGEEPIPSLATYDPPRRRDSRTTGSTTSGKRLICACTMVRDVAKFLREWVVYHAAVGVDRFYVYDNGSEDDLVDQVRHLTSDGFEIFTMTWPWPKTLEAALSHGAAVHRDSCEWMVFIDVDEFIFSPHWVHSENPTKSMLHSITTVEKDIGQVSMWCADFGPSGQNAHPKEGVTQGYTCRRQIMERRKSLVRLDAMDRSLSNSVHYFMLQPGFQSKWNTRVHVNHYKYQAWDEFKVKFRRRASTYTVNWTEKKNLRSNDRTPGLGFEAVEPAGWPHRFCEVNDTLLRNVTRRWFSLGFGNKLGRRRIISTTPGSSYNV